A single genomic interval of Halopelagius inordinatus harbors:
- a CDS encoding helix-turn-helix domain-containing protein, producing MAHTTQNATAFDDLTPSAKLVYVLLQRESPLTQSELVERTQLSPRTVRNALGQLDGADLVSKDVCLRDARKRLYSSTASAE from the coding sequence ATGGCTCACACGACACAGAACGCAACCGCCTTCGACGACCTGACTCCGAGTGCGAAACTCGTGTACGTCCTGCTCCAGCGAGAATCCCCGCTGACGCAGAGCGAACTGGTCGAACGGACGCAACTGTCTCCGCGGACGGTCCGGAACGCACTCGGGCAGTTAGACGGAGCCGACTTGGTAAGCAAAGACGTCTGTCTCCGCGACGCCAGAAAGCGACTCTACTCGTCGACGGCGAGCGCGGAGTGA
- a CDS encoding aldehyde dehydrogenase family protein has product MVDISTEADWNSLYVDGEWTDSAGEETIADRDPSTRETFAHVPAGVEADVDAAYESAAEAQREWANAPPARRQRVVQEALRVLQENSDDVIELLAYEAGGTRIMGETSVQIASDHLGEAATLPARMKGEHAQSNVPGKENVVKRLPKGVVTCISPWNFPLNLSMRAVAPAIATGNAVVLKPATNTPIVGGLLLAKLFEEAGLPEGVLNVVTGRGSEIGDAVAGHPESDMVAFTGSTPVGRQVAATAAENLAVQAMELGGNNPHVVTADADLDRAIDGAVFGSFVHQGQVCISINRHVVHEDVYDEYVERLTDRAEELPVGSAHDEDAVIGPIISESQRDEMLGYVEETVEAGATLETGGEVAELDGVHESQSDSLASQKSTTSGDVEDSLVVEPTVLSDVTNDMPAARNEHFGPIAPVIPFSDVEEAIEIANDTEYGLSGSVHSGDFETAMDIADRMQTGHVHINDQPINDEAHIPFSGTAASGMGGYNSETMLREVTETKWISHQREARDYPF; this is encoded by the coding sequence ATGGTCGACATCTCGACGGAAGCAGACTGGAACTCACTGTACGTCGACGGAGAGTGGACGGATTCGGCGGGCGAGGAGACGATTGCCGACCGAGACCCCTCGACCCGCGAGACGTTCGCGCACGTTCCCGCGGGCGTCGAAGCCGACGTCGACGCCGCCTACGAGTCCGCCGCGGAGGCGCAAAGAGAGTGGGCGAACGCACCACCGGCGCGTCGCCAACGGGTCGTGCAGGAGGCACTTCGCGTCCTCCAGGAGAACAGCGACGACGTCATCGAACTGCTGGCGTACGAGGCGGGCGGCACGCGTATCATGGGCGAGACGTCCGTCCAGATCGCATCCGACCACCTCGGGGAGGCGGCGACGCTTCCCGCCCGGATGAAGGGCGAACACGCCCAGTCGAACGTCCCCGGCAAGGAGAACGTCGTCAAGCGACTCCCGAAGGGCGTCGTCACCTGCATCTCACCGTGGAACTTCCCGCTGAACCTCTCGATGCGCGCCGTCGCGCCCGCCATCGCCACCGGGAACGCGGTGGTTCTCAAGCCCGCGACGAACACGCCGATCGTAGGCGGTCTCCTCTTGGCGAAACTGTTCGAGGAGGCGGGCCTCCCCGAAGGCGTCCTGAACGTCGTCACCGGCCGCGGGTCCGAGATCGGCGACGCCGTCGCCGGACACCCCGAGAGCGATATGGTCGCGTTCACCGGTTCGACGCCCGTCGGCCGGCAGGTGGCCGCCACCGCCGCGGAGAACCTCGCGGTGCAGGCGATGGAACTCGGTGGGAACAACCCCCACGTCGTCACCGCGGACGCCGACTTGGACCGCGCGATAGACGGGGCGGTGTTCGGGTCGTTCGTCCACCAAGGGCAGGTGTGCATCTCCATCAACCGTCACGTGGTTCACGAAGACGTCTACGACGAGTACGTCGAGCGATTGACCGACCGCGCCGAGGAACTACCGGTCGGAAGCGCCCACGACGAGGACGCCGTCATCGGTCCGATAATCTCCGAGTCCCAACGCGACGAGATGCTCGGCTACGTCGAGGAGACGGTCGAGGCGGGCGCGACGCTCGAAACCGGCGGCGAAGTCGCGGAACTCGACGGCGTTCACGAATCGCAAAGCGATTCGTTAGCCAGCCAGAAGTCGACGACTTCTGGCGACGTCGAAGACTCCCTCGTCGTCGAACCGACGGTGCTCTCTGACGTGACCAACGACATGCCCGCCGCGCGCAACGAACACTTCGGGCCGATCGCGCCCGTCATCCCGTTCTCGGACGTCGAGGAGGCCATCGAAATCGCAAACGACACCGAGTACGGCCTCTCGGGGTCCGTCCACTCCGGCGACTTCGAGACGGCGATGGACATAGCAGACCGCATGCAGACGGGCCACGTCCACATCAACGACCAACCGATCAACGACGAGGCGCACATCCCCTTCAGCGGTACCGCCGCCTCCGGGATGGGCGGGTACAACAGCGAGACGATGCTCCGCGAAGTCACCGAGACGAAGTGGATATCGCACCAGCGAGAGGCGCGCGACTACCCGTTCTGA
- a CDS encoding IclR family transcriptional regulator, which produces MTAPDRLRVKSAGTTFEIVDALQELDDPSVADVADYLGVPKSTAHDHLSTLVELEFVVKGAEGYRIGARFLEYGGYARENMKVYRVARPVVNRLADETGEHANLMIEEHGLGVFLYKAKGEDAVTLDTRPGMRVPLQTTALGKAILAHMPRSDVEEIIDEQGMPNVTEKTVTDPEELFEQLAAVRDRGYATDDEERVAGMRCIAAPVLSQTDEVLGAVSVSGPMSRMNDERYRDDVPRSVKSAANVIEVNMTYS; this is translated from the coding sequence ATGACCGCACCAGACCGACTCCGAGTGAAGTCCGCGGGAACCACGTTCGAGATAGTGGACGCGTTACAGGAACTCGACGACCCGAGCGTCGCCGACGTCGCAGACTACCTCGGGGTGCCGAAGAGCACGGCGCACGACCATCTGAGCACGTTGGTGGAGCTGGAGTTCGTCGTGAAGGGAGCGGAGGGCTACCGAATCGGCGCGCGATTCCTCGAATACGGCGGGTACGCCCGCGAGAACATGAAGGTGTATCGCGTCGCGCGCCCCGTCGTCAACCGACTCGCGGACGAGACGGGCGAACACGCGAACCTGATGATAGAGGAACACGGACTCGGCGTCTTCCTCTACAAGGCGAAAGGCGAAGACGCGGTCACCCTCGACACGAGGCCGGGGATGCGCGTCCCTCTCCAGACGACGGCGCTGGGAAAGGCGATTCTCGCGCACATGCCGCGGAGCGACGTCGAGGAGATTATCGACGAACAGGGGATGCCGAACGTGACGGAGAAAACGGTCACCGACCCCGAAGAACTGTTCGAGCAGTTAGCGGCGGTCAGAGACCGGGGGTACGCGACCGACGACGAGGAACGGGTCGCGGGGATGCGGTGCATCGCCGCGCCGGTGTTGAGCCAGACCGACGAGGTTCTCGGCGCGGTCAGCGTCTCCGGACCGATGAGTCGGATGAACGACGAGAGATACCGCGACGACGTCCCCCGGAGCGTCAAAAGCGCGGCCAACGTCATCGAAGTGAACATGACGTACTCGTAG
- a CDS encoding amidohydrolase family protein — protein sequence MVVDSHTHAWGRPSREHPWVNGDIVELVETFDVDAVYTAEKLLADMDEAGVDEAVVVGYPICEWTDNWYTVKAATEYDRLSGVVMVDQFAEGAGERLRNLMGNDGIVGFRLGAICPYDRMWETFDPSAEWLREAKDETEFWDAARETDAAVQILAHVDQLDQVVELVETYPELTYLIDHFSHADPNESPDDSAFARYAELAEYDTVYAKVSEVQHRSEESYPYEDVHDHVRWLLERFGKERVVWGADYPNVSDESTYEECVTWIERVDGLSTADRNWMMGRAFERAIGR from the coding sequence ATGGTCGTAGACAGTCACACACACGCGTGGGGACGCCCGAGTCGCGAACATCCGTGGGTGAACGGCGACATCGTGGAGTTAGTCGAGACGTTCGACGTGGACGCCGTCTACACCGCAGAGAAGTTGCTCGCGGACATGGACGAGGCGGGCGTAGACGAGGCAGTCGTCGTCGGCTACCCCATCTGCGAGTGGACGGACAACTGGTACACGGTGAAAGCGGCGACGGAGTACGACAGACTCAGCGGTGTCGTGATGGTAGACCAGTTCGCGGAGGGCGCGGGCGAGAGGCTCAGAAATCTGATGGGCAACGACGGGATAGTCGGCTTCCGCCTCGGCGCTATCTGTCCGTACGACCGGATGTGGGAGACGTTCGACCCCTCGGCGGAGTGGCTTCGCGAAGCCAAAGACGAGACGGAGTTTTGGGACGCCGCCCGCGAGACGGACGCTGCGGTGCAGATACTCGCGCACGTCGACCAACTCGACCAGGTAGTCGAACTCGTCGAGACGTACCCCGAACTGACCTACCTGATCGACCACTTCTCGCACGCCGACCCGAACGAGTCTCCCGACGACTCTGCGTTCGCGCGGTACGCGGAACTCGCCGAGTACGACACCGTCTACGCGAAGGTGTCGGAGGTACAGCACCGGTCTGAGGAGTCGTACCCCTACGAAGACGTGCACGACCACGTCAGATGGCTCTTAGAGCGGTTCGGCAAAGAGAGAGTCGTCTGGGGTGCGGACTACCCGAACGTCAGCGACGAATCGACGTACGAGGAGTGCGTGACGTGGATAGAGCGGGTGGACGGACTCAGCACCGCCGACCGGAACTGGATGATGGGCCGGGCGTTCGAACGAGCGATCGGTCGCTGA
- a CDS encoding SDR family NAD(P)-dependent oxidoreductase: MRDDRLAERHVVVTGAAQGIGRGIATRVARAGADVSIFDVNAEDAETTAELVREEGGRAAVYEVDVTDAAAIEGALDAAVEAFGPVDGLVNNAGVQQSIPVLETTEEQWDRHMDVNAKGVFLCSKAVATRMREAGIEGSIVNVASVGAVRPFPGQGVYAATKAGVTAFGVVLAKELADDGITVNSVNPGTIDTPMVEAWLEENAEQAGTTPEEVLAETVEMHVLNRIGRPEEVGHAVTFLLSEEAAWITGESLNVDGGFTVN, from the coding sequence ATGCGAGACGATAGACTCGCCGAGAGACACGTCGTCGTGACCGGCGCGGCGCAGGGAATCGGGCGCGGAATCGCGACCAGAGTCGCCCGCGCGGGGGCGGACGTGAGCATCTTCGACGTGAACGCCGAGGACGCCGAGACGACGGCGGAACTCGTCCGCGAGGAGGGCGGGCGGGCGGCGGTGTACGAGGTGGACGTGACCGACGCCGCGGCGATAGAGGGCGCACTCGACGCCGCAGTCGAAGCGTTCGGCCCCGTGGACGGACTCGTGAACAACGCGGGCGTCCAACAGTCGATTCCCGTACTGGAGACGACGGAAGAACAGTGGGACCGCCACATGGACGTCAACGCCAAGGGCGTCTTTCTCTGTTCGAAAGCCGTCGCCACCCGCATGCGCGAGGCGGGCATCGAAGGGAGCATCGTTAACGTCGCGTCCGTCGGCGCGGTTCGGCCGTTCCCCGGACAGGGCGTCTACGCCGCGACGAAAGCGGGCGTCACCGCGTTCGGCGTCGTCCTCGCGAAGGAACTCGCGGACGACGGCATCACGGTCAACAGCGTCAACCCCGGCACCATCGACACGCCGATGGTCGAGGCGTGGTTAGAGGAGAACGCGGAACAGGCCGGGACGACGCCCGAGGAGGTTCTGGCCGAGACGGTGGAGATGCACGTGTTGAACCGCATCGGCCGACCGGAAGAGGTCGGACACGCCGTCACCTTCCTCCTCTCGGAGGAGGCGGCGTGGATAACCGGCGAGTCCCTCAACGTGGACGGCGGGTTCACCGTCAACTGA
- a CDS encoding zinc-dependent alcohol dehydrogenase, whose product MKAIVQTGPESVEVQQRERPVPNSEEVLVRVHAAGLCGSDAHAYRYEGGYEWIPIPRVMGHEYAGVVESVGDDVEGFEAGEKVVEEPIHDCGSCFQCKNGQPNVCQNFSITGMHRDGAYTEYVTVRPEHLHSVPSDVPLAHAAITEPTSIAARAVFDQSVTTPGDNVLVEGPGPIGVLTACIADSLGANVLVSGLGRDTDYRLPLLEEQGIETVNLDDDDLEAETESFTDGIGFDVVFDTTGHKSGVEMAAERVRKGGQIVVVGLPGEESEVFMTPLVRSEVDLNTSYGSTWTNFEQALRLMDNGAIEPAAIVDDSYSVDDPTGAFEAFLNSETCKPVFTFAE is encoded by the coding sequence ATGAAAGCTATCGTTCAGACCGGACCCGAATCCGTCGAGGTCCAACAGCGCGAACGGCCGGTACCGAACTCCGAAGAAGTCCTCGTCCGCGTCCACGCCGCGGGTCTCTGCGGAAGCGACGCCCACGCCTACCGCTACGAAGGCGGCTACGAGTGGATACCGATTCCGCGGGTGATGGGCCACGAGTACGCCGGCGTCGTAGAGAGCGTCGGCGACGACGTGGAGGGCTTCGAGGCCGGAGAGAAAGTCGTAGAGGAACCGATTCACGACTGCGGCTCCTGTTTCCAGTGCAAGAACGGCCAGCCGAACGTCTGTCAGAACTTCTCTATCACCGGAATGCACCGCGACGGCGCGTACACCGAGTACGTGACTGTCCGTCCCGAACACCTCCACTCCGTCCCCTCGGACGTTCCACTCGCCCACGCCGCCATCACCGAACCGACGAGCATCGCCGCCCGCGCCGTCTTCGACCAGTCCGTGACGACGCCCGGCGACAACGTCCTCGTGGAGGGACCGGGACCGATAGGCGTCCTCACCGCGTGCATCGCGGACTCTCTGGGCGCGAACGTCCTCGTGTCGGGACTCGGGCGCGACACCGACTACCGCCTCCCTCTGCTCGAAGAACAGGGCATAGAGACTGTCAATCTCGACGACGACGACTTGGAAGCCGAGACGGAGTCGTTCACCGACGGCATCGGATTCGACGTCGTCTTCGACACGACGGGACACAAATCGGGCGTCGAGATGGCCGCAGAACGCGTCCGCAAGGGCGGCCAGATAGTCGTCGTCGGACTCCCCGGCGAGGAGAGCGAGGTGTTCATGACACCCCTCGTTCGGAGCGAAGTCGACCTGAACACCTCCTACGGGTCGACGTGGACGAACTTCGAACAGGCGCTTCGACTGATGGACAACGGCGCTATCGAACCGGCGGCCATCGTCGACGACTCCTACTCCGTCGACGACCCGACGGGCGCGTTCGAGGCGTTCTTGAACTCCGAGACGTGTAAACCGGTGTTCACGTTCGCGGAGTAA
- a CDS encoding L-rhamnose mutarotase codes for MERIAFHLRIADGHREAYRRAHEDVPEALEEAYLTSGAGLETYSVFERDGHVFGYMELEDVETIRRVMESSEAQADWNEVMDPILEDGGGDVWMDEVYRMK; via the coding sequence ATGGAACGAATCGCGTTTCACCTGCGGATAGCGGACGGACACAGAGAGGCGTACCGACGGGCCCACGAGGACGTCCCCGAGGCCCTAGAGGAGGCGTATCTCACCTCCGGCGCGGGTCTCGAGACGTACAGCGTCTTCGAACGGGACGGACACGTCTTCGGCTACATGGAACTCGAAGACGTGGAGACGATTCGCCGCGTGATGGAGTCGAGTGAGGCACAGGCCGACTGGAACGAGGTGATGGACCCCATCCTCGAAGACGGTGGCGGCGACGTCTGGATGGACGAAGTCTACCGGATGAAGTAG